The sequence NNNNNNNNNNNNNNNNNNNNNNNNNNNNNNNNNNNNNNNNNNNNNNNNNNNNNNNNNNNNNNNNNNNNNNNNNNNNNNNNNNNNNNNNNNNNNNNNNNNNNNNNNNNNNNNNNNNNNNNNNNNNNNNNNNNNNNNNNNNNNNNNNNNNNNNNNNNNNNNNNNNNNNNNNNNNNNNNNNNNNNNNNNNNNNNNNNNNNNNNNNNNNNNNNNNNNNNNNNNNNNNNNNNNNNNNNNNNNNNNNNNNNNNNNNNNNNNNNNNNNNNNNNNNNNNNNNNNNNNNNNNNNNNNNNNNNNNNNNNNNNNNNNNNNNNNNNNNNNNNNNNNNNNNNNNNNNNNNNNNNNNNNNNNNNNNNNNNNNNNNNNNNNNNNNNNNNNNNNNNNNNNNNNNNNNNNNNNNNNNNNNNNNNNNNNNNNNNNNNNNNNNNNNNNNNNNNNNNNNNNNNNNNNNNNNNNNNNNNNNNNNNNNNNNNNNNNNNNNNNNNNNNNNNNNNNNNNNNNNNNNNNNNNNNNNNNNNNNNNNNNNNNNNNNNNNNNNNNNNNNNNNNNNNNNNNNNNNNNNNNNNNNNNNNNNNNNNNNNNNNNNNNNNNNNNNNNNNNNNNNNNNNNNNNNNNNNNNNNNNNNNNNNNNNNNNNNNNNNNNNNNNNNNNNNNNNNNNNNNNNNNNNNNNNNNNNNNNNNNNNNNNNNNNNNNNNNNNNNNNNNNNNNNNNNNNNNNNNNNNNNNNNNNNNNNNNNNNNNNNNNNNNNNNNNNNNNNNNNNNNNNNNNNNNNNNNNNNNNNNNNNNNNNNNNNNNNNNNNNNNNNNNNNNNNNNNNNNNNNNNNNNNNNNNNNNNNNNNNNNNNNNNNNNNNNNNNNNNNNNNNNNNNNNNNNNNNNNNNNNNNNNNNNNNNNNNNNNNNNNNNNNNNNNNNNNNNNNNNNNNNNNNNNNNNNNNNNNNNNNNNNNNNNNNNNNNNNNNNNNNNNNNNNNNNNNNNNNNNNNNNNNNNNNNNNNNNNNNNNNNNNNNNNNNNNNNNNNNNNNNNNNNNNNNNNNNNNNNNNNNNNNNNNNNNNNNNNNNNNNNNNNNNNNNNNNNNNNNNNNNNNNNNNNNNNNNNNNNNNNNNNNNNNNNNNNNNNNNNNNNNNNNNNNNNNNNNNNNNNNNNNNNNNNNNNNNNNNNNNNNNNNNNNNNNNNNNNNNNNNNNNNNNNNNNNNNNNNNNNNNNNNNNNNNNNNNNNNNNNNNNNNNNNNNNNNNNNNNNNNNNNNNNNNNNNNNNNNNNNNNNNNNNNNNNNNNNNNNNNNNNNNNNNNNNNNNNNNNNNNNNNNNNNNNNNNNNNNNNNNNNNNNNNNNNNNNNNNNNNNNNNNNNNNNNNNNNNNNNNNNNNNNNNNNNNNNNNNNNNNNNNNNNNNNNNNNNNNNNNNNNNNNNNNNNNNNNNNNNNNNNNNNNNNNNNNNNNNNNNNNNNNNNNNNNNNNNNNNNNNNNNNNNNNNNNNNNNNNNNNNNNNNNNNNNNNNNNNNNNNNNNNNNNNNNNNNNNNNNNNNNNNNNNNNNNNNNNNNNNNNNNNNNNNNNNNNNNNNNNNNNNNNNNNNNNNNNNNNNNNNNNNNNNNNNNNNNNNNNNNNNNNNNNNNNNNNNNNNNNNNNNNNNNNNNNNNNNNNNNNNNNNNNNNNNNNNNNNNNNNNNNNNNNNNNNNNNNNNNNNNNNNNNNNNNNNNNNNNNNNNNNNNNNNNNNNNNNNNNNNNNNNNNNNNNNNNNNNNNNNNNNNNNNNNNNNNNNNNNNNNNNNNNNNNNNNNNNNNNNNNNNNNNNNNNNNNNNNNNNNNNNNNNNNNNNNNNNNNNNNNNNNNNNNNNNNNNNNNNNNNNNNNNNNNNNNNNNNNNNNNNNNNNNNNNNNNNNNNNNNNNNNNNNNNNNNNNNNNNNNNNNNNNNNNNNNNNNNNNNNNNNNNNNNNNNNNNNNNNNNNNNNNNNNNNNNNNNNNNNNNNNNNNNNNNNNNNNNNNNNNNNNNNNNNNNNNNNNNNNNNNNNNNNNNNNNNNNNNNNNNNNNNNNNNNNNNNNNNNNNNNNNNNNNNNNNNNNNNNNNNNNNNNNNNNNNNNNNNNNNNNNNNNNNNNNNNNNNNNNNNNNNNNNNNNNNNNNNNNNNNNNNNNNNNNNNNNNNNNNNNNNNNNNNNNNNNNNNNNNNNNNNNNNNNNNNNNNNNNNNNNNNNNNNNNNNNNNNNNNNNNNNNNNNNNNNNNNNNNNNNNNNNNNNNNNNNNNNNNNNNNNNNNNNNNNNNNNNNNNNNNNNNNNNNNNNNNNNNNNNNNNNNNNNNNNNNNNNNNNNNNNNNNNNNNNNNNNNNNNNNNNNNNNNNNNNNNNNNNNNNNNNNNNNNNNNNNNNNNNNNNNNNNNNNNNNNNNNNNNNNNNNNNNNNNNNNNNNNNNNNNNNNNNNNNNNNNNNNNNNNNNNNNNNNNNNNNNNNNNNNNNNNNNNNNNNNNNNNNNNNNNNNNNNNNNNNNNNNNNNNNNNNNNNNNNNNNNNNNNNNNNNNNNNNNNNNNNNNNNNNNNNNNNNNNNNNNNNNNNNNNNNNNNNNNNNNNNNNNNNNNNNNNNNNNNNNNNNNNNNNNNNNNNNNNNNNNNNNNNNNNNNNNNNNNNNNNNNNNNNNNNNNNNNNNNNNNNNNNNNNNNNNNNNNNNNNNNNNNNNNNNNNNNNNNNNNNNNNNNNNNNNNNNNNNNNNNNNNNNNNNNNNNNNNNNNNNNNNNNNNNNNNNNNNNNNNNNNNNNNNNNNNNNNNNNNNNNNNNNNNNNNNNNNNNNNNNNNNNNNNNNNNNNNNNNNNNNNNNNNNNNNNNNNNNNNNNNNNNNNNNNNNNNNNNNNNNNNNNNNNNNNNNNNNNNNNNNNNNNNNNNNNNNNNNNNNNNNNNNNNNNNNNNNNNNNNNNNNNNNNNNNNNNNNNNNNNNNNNNNNNNNNNNNNNNNNNNNNNNNNNNNNNNNNNNNNNNNNNNNNNNNNNNNNNNNNNNNNNNNNNNNNNNNNNNNNNNNNNNNNNNNNNNNNNNNNNNNNNNNNNNNNNNNNNNNNNNNNNNNNNNNNNNNNNNNNNNNNNNNNNNNNNNNNNNNNNNNNNNNNNNNNNNNNNNNNNNNNNNNNNNNNNNNNNNNNNNNNNNNNNNNNNNNNNNNNNNNNNNNNNNNNNNNNNNNNNNNNNNNNNNNNNNNNNNNNNNNNNNNNNNNNNNNNNNNNNNNNNNNNNNNNNNNNNNNNNNNNNNNNNNNNNNNNNNNNNNNNNNNNNNNNNNNNNNNNNNNNNNNNNNNNNNNNNNNNNNNNNNNNNNNNNNNNNNNNNNNNNNNNNNNNNNNNNNNNNNNNNNNNNNNNNNNNNNNNNNNNNNNNNNNNNNNNNNNNNNNNNNNNNNNNNNNNNNNNNNNNNNNNNNNNNNNNNNNNNNNNNNNNNNNNNNNNNNNNNNNNNNNNNNNNNNNNNNNNNNNNNNNNNNNNNNNNNNNNNNNNNNNNNNNNNNNNNNNNNNNNNNNNNNNNNNNNNNNNNNNNNNNNNNNNNNNNNNNNNNNNNNNNNNNNNNNNNNNNNNNNNNNNNNNNNNNNNNNNNNNNNNNNNNNNNNNNNNNNNNNNNNNNNNNNNNNNNNNNNNNNNNNNNNNNNNNNNNNNNNNNNNNNNNNNNNNNNNNNNNNNNNNNNNNNNNNNNNNNNNNNNNNNNNNNNNNNNNNNNNNNNNNNNNNNNNNNNNNNNNNNNNNNNNNNNNNNNNNNNNNNNNNNNNNNNNNNNNNNNNNNNNNNNNNNNNNNNNNNNNNNNNNNNNNNNNNNNNNNNNNNNNNNNNNNNNNNNNNNNNNNNNNNNNNNNNNNNNNNNNNNNNNNNNNNNNNNNNNNNNNNNNNNNNNNNNNNNNNNNNNNNNNNNNNNNNNNNNNNNNNNNNNNNNNNNNNNNNNNNNNNNNNNNNNNNNNNNNNNNNNNNNNNNNNNNNNNNNNNNNNNNNNNNNNNNNNNNNNNNNNNNNNNNNNNNNNNNNNNNNNNNNNNNNNNNNNNNNNNNNNNNNNNNNNNNNNNNNNNNNNNNNNNNNNNNNNNNNNNNNNNNNNNNNNNNNNNNNNNNNNNNNNNNNNNNNNNNNNNNNNNNNNNNNNNNNNNNNNNNNNNNNNNNNNNNNNNNNNNNNNNNNNNNNNNNNNNNNNNNNNNNNNNNNNNNNNNNNNNNNNNNNNNNNNNNNNNNNNNNNNNNNNNNNNNNNNNNNNNNNNNNNNNNNNNNNNNNNNNNNNNNNNNNNNNNNNNNNNNNNNNNNNNNNNNNNNNNNNNNNNNNNNNNNNNNNNNNNNNNNNNNNNNNNNNNNNNNNNNNNNNNNNNNNNNNNNNNNNNNNNNNNNNNNNNNNNNNNNNNNNNNNNNNNNNNNNNNNNNNNNNNNNNNNNNNNNNNNNNNNNNNNNNNNNNNNNNNNNNNNNNNNNNNNNNNNNNNNNNNNNNNNNNNNNNNNNNNNNNNNNNNNNNNNNNNNNNNNNNNNNNNNNNNNNNNNNNNNNNNNNNNNNNNNNNNNNNNNNNNNNNNNNNNNNNNNNNNNNNNNNNNNNNNNNNNNNNNNNNNNNNNNNNNNNNNNNNNNNNNNNNNNNNNNNNNNNNNNNNNNNNNNNNNNNNNNNNNNNNNNNNNNNNNNNNNNNNNNNNNNNNNNNNNNNNNNNNNNNNNNNNNNNNNNNNATATATATAAATTACATGAATTTTAttgtattatatttatatatatatatatatatatatgtattctaCGGAATAGAGTAAATGACTGGTGATTAGTGAGGTGCATGACACTCAAAAATTAGTCAAACAATATTTAATTCAGACATatcgaataaaaatataatagaataaTAAACTGTCAGTCCAAATATTAGCTTGGGATGATTTTCATTATTCCTTCTAATTTCAACTTATGGTTAGCTTGATCTCACATAACTATTTTATACATGTACCCAAATGAGGTGTTACTTTAAAGAGTGAGTTGATTTGTGTAATTGTCGGAATTGTCCttccatttattaaatttatattggttTTTCCTAACTTTAATATTGTCTTGTGTATTATTGTataactaatatatattatattatatattataatcattACATCATATAAGTTTTGCAAAtcaatttaaggaaaaaaacatTCCAAACAAATGTATACATgattattttctgaaataatttaaccactcactttaaaaaatcaatttaatagtattattattttaaaaattaacaacaaCGAAATTTAACAGATAAAATCGTTTTTCATCTTCATGATTACACCAAGTGctttaatttaacacatataaatatGCCCAGTGCTAAATAGATTATTATAAAGATTTcactatattcaaatattcataaacaaatcaaaacatattcaattatcataagttttgtaacgtgtaattaataaacaaccattatatatttaattatatatcacataattAGTCTAACGAAGATAATAATTGGGGTAGCTGAAGAGAAAAATAGCtaatattaatgaaataaatggaAATTACTTCAAAGCCAATAGTTAATATCATTTGTCACGATGGttattaacaattttaaatCAGATTCAATCATATACGGCAGACCATGCACCCACTTCACTagccaaagaaaagttttacacGTCCGTAATAAAGACATACTAATAATGACAAATCTTGATGTGATGCTGATTGATATGTTCCAACATgatcaaaaaaatatagtagtcaaagtatttattattcgacaaagatatcaaatttcaacaagaCGTAACTCAAAAACTATTCGAAAGTTAACTTTCATAAATGTACAAGTGACTACTTTTTAAATGCtatatttctttaaaacaaataatagcaTTATTTTCGGACCACCAGTTATGTACTAACAATATAAATATGGTATTGCAAGAAACTATGGTACATggcttgattttttcaaatgttattcaaCAATTTGAGCAGCTTTTAAAGTGTAACAAAAGTTACTTATATGAAATTCAATCGTTAAGGAAATAAATTCTTGTTATCCAAATGTAAACTCGAATATTGAGTTGATAATGCGAAAAGAAACTTTAGTCACCGAGTTGCAAGAAGCCAAATTTAGGCAAACTTAATTTTCGCTTCAGAGAATTTGATCATTTAGCAAGTAATTCAAATTACACTAATGACCAAAGCATGtttccattttatttattttgatatttacgtatatttttttaatcgaataatataattatgcacatatatcaTTGACATCATCAAGAAGATTcgatcattaaataattttcaaaaacaagatgACATTACTATTCACCGGAGAGAAGTAGTTTTGTTCAACACTTTGTGAAGCTGAATATCGAGATCGTCCCAAGGTATTGCAACTATAATTAACTTTAcatgcttaaaaatatttaattattttgtatactttctcacaattattttttcaaGTACTAGATAATAATGCTGGTTcaagatgaaaatgaaatagcTAGAGTGACGTTGTTCGAAGAGGTTACTGAGACATTTATTGGTTGCtctatcaaaaaataattgacaTGCATACTAatgtgaattaaaatatttatttaaataatattataataatccaATACATATTGTCAATaactacaaattttatattgcataaaaaagtaatttgGAGTATTTAACAATACTTGATCAACCAAGAAAATAAGATCACAATTCTCTTTTCAAATTAGACAAGTCTGTCTCGACTACAAATGGAATAACAACAATAGTTGTAGATGGATTTGAGAAACCACAAATCAAGAGAAATACCGATATAAAAACAAAGAACTGAAACATCAATGAAATACAaaatgaagaaaagaaaagaacgaACGCAAAAGAAAGGACAAAACAAGTACAACATGAAGATAAGAAGACAACAAACACTAAGGAAATGATAAAACcacagaaaaagaaacaaagtTTATCATGTTTCAAAGgagaaaccataaaaattcaagataatgaaaaaatagaCGATTTCACTAAAATGATGAGGAAACTAAGACAAAACAGTCACATAGAGATAacccaaaaactgaaacttaaataagaaaaaatttgataatgcttttttatattatgaattttcaatagaaaatggTTCTTTCGATTTCATTCAATATAAGTGTTTTATGTTCACTTACTTGTTACAACGTTTATTcaccacgtgcaacgcacgtgttaCTTGCtagtatattaaaaatatttaaaacgaATTAATCTATTGGTTAAAAAATTCACagtaaattgattttttaacaaagtatgttaaattatttaaacttttaCAAAATACAGTgtggtttgaatttttttaatataaaatttaaactgaCAAATTTATTTCGATTtggttgattttgaaattaatcCGAACCATGTTAGTTTGGTTTGGTTATGTTGGAAACTAATGCAAACATAATGGTAAATCTCCTCGTTGGTTCTGCATGATACGAACAAGATTAATTACATAGCCGGACTTGGGCATAGACcaaaacattttcacatgaatCCAAAGACAAGAAAGTAAGAAATACAAGGAAATAGcacataattgtttttttttttttaaatatgattgGGTGAATTAATacaacatatataaaatatttatttacatgaATTAAATGAAATTCGTGATTTGGAATCTAAACAGACAACATGATAATCATACCACTCAATCAAATGGCAGAGCAATTGATTTTCGCCGAAACTCAATTTTATACAAATTATGAGACTGAAACATCATACGCACCATCGGATATTAAGTGATAAACCCAGAAAGAATAATAGAGTTTGTGATTCCCTCAACAAGCATAGTTTTTGAGACAGTAAATCAGTAGAAAATACGGAAAGAAAGGCGGAATCATGGCTTCGTTAACGTTTCGAAGACATAATCAATCACTTTGTCCACTTGAACTTCCCATGCTACTGAAACTGGGGAGAGTTCTGACCAAGGGTTGCTCGAATTCCATCTATATCATATCGTTTGAACACAGATAATTGAAGTGACAAGAGTGTAAAATTTTACTAGCATATGATTCGAAAAATGCTGAAAACGTACTTTTTTAATCCTTGATCCATCAGTGTGTGCCCCACGCAAAGGCCTTGAGTCTCAACCCTCACGACTCCCTTCTTGAAGGTGAAAAGATCGGGCCTCACCAATGCCACGAAACTCACAGGATCGTGTAGGAAGATTCCTGGATTAAGTAGAATGCAAGAACGATCTGGTTATACATGCTAAGACACCCAACAAGAAAATGTATTTGAGCACTTGTCGCTGCACCAAAATCATCTAAGATGACAGTCGTGATTTATCTAAATGATTCGTGTAAGAGAGAATATTACCATAGAAACCATCAGATTTGACATGCCAGTCTCGATAAAATTTGCACATATCACAGATCAACTGTGCATGTCTGCCTTTTGACTGTCTTAGTTTATCAAGGTCCACGTCTGGAAAAGATGAATTGCTGAATTGAAAAAATGTTATGAAATGAAACTACTTGAACTATGGAAACTCGAACTTATTTGGTTTGGACCTGTCAATTTTACTTGGGTCGTTATATTGATGCCAACCACATCAATATTTGCACCAGAAGTGAACACGATATCTGCTGCTTCTGGGTCCCCATAGATCTGCAACTCGAACAAATTCAATGTAAGTGGCCTGGTATAAACGCAAATTCTACGCCAAGTTGTCAACTACAGAAAATCGTGAATCTTTTATCGATTAAATCACAACCAGCAAACGAAGAGTCATAGGGACGAAGAAAAAATGCAGAGCTATATATTTCATACATTTGCTTCAGCAGCAGGATTGACATTTCCCAATGCAAAGAAAGCTCCACCAAGTATCACCACTCTCTTCACCTTGCTTGCAAATGTCGAGTCTCTCTTTACGGCCTAAATCAAGGAACGTAGAAAAATCACAAATATTTAAGAGAACAGCAAGAACAAAATTTAACAACAAACCAATGACTTACTAGAGCAAGATTTGTCAGAGGTCCCAATGCGAGTATAGAAACTTCACCCGGATATTTGGAAACTTCTTCGACCAGAAATTCGGATGCTGATTTCTCAGATTTCTTGGACTTAGGAAGAGGAATAGAGATGTTCCCTAATCCATCTGAACCATGAACAAAGTCGGCAATACGCGGTTTTCCTCTCTATGTAAGTATACGTTATAGTCAGGCTACCGACAGTACAAGATAATGAGAATAAAACTAAAATCATGTAACAACAAATACCGAGGCAAGCCATCACAATACTATGAAATATGTACATATAGTTATCTTCACATTAACCAGTACATTTTGCCAAAGTTTAACACTGCTCAAATATAGAACGCATACTCAAGTACTCCGAAACTGGCAGGATTTCCAAACACATGCATACACAAAAAGAATCTACTGAATAGTTTATAACTCGATCGTTGCAATACAGTGATGGTTACCCATGGAAACAAACTGTTTTTACCTTCAATGGTTCGGGATTACCCTCTGCTACCAGAACATCAGGACTGCCAGCAATCTCGCACTATCCTTTTACATATCAACATAGTATTGATCATGAATATGTCTTAAAAACAAGAACGTGGAACGGGTATTTGACAAGAAAGGCAATCGAATAAACTAAAGAGGAACACATACCAGAAGCAACGCATTGCGTGTCGCGTCGGCTGTACTAACATTGCCGAATATTGTTGTTAATCCTAATATCTCTAAGTCAGGTGTCTGGAATGCCATCAATATTGCCATGCTATCGTCTGAATATAAGCAAAAGCATCCCAGTATGAACATTATCATGGGCGTGAATAATCTCATTTCCATTTTCTTATCTCATATTTCAACATTTTAAGGTATGAACATTATCATGGGCGTGAATAATATCATATCCAGAGATGCTACGTTGTGATAATATTTTCAACAAACATCAACAGCGACAAGTCTTTTCAGCAAGGGAGATGCAGAATGCCATGCAATCATTCAGAAGTCCAAATTTTTAGGAAATTAGCATTAAATTCAAGTTCTCCTGGTTTATCTTGTCGTGGTGGGTTACAGTATCcaagaattacaaaaaaaaaaaacaatctttTTAAACATTTTCAGATTGACACCCCTGGCAGCTATTATCTGCAATAAATATTTCTAGAAATAACATGGAGTCATAAATAAATCTGAAAGATTATATGATTAAGCAAGAAATTGGCATCCATCAATCCATATGATTCACTTTTAAACAAACTGCATAGACAAATAAAAGGTTTCGCCTCTCACTTCGATCAACATACATTCGTTGCCGGCTTCATAAATTTTGGCACTAATACCACTGCAaaacattttgaatttttttttatctttctaaCATATTTCTAGTCCCAGCTTTCTTACCTATCTCTGAAACACAACAAAGACACAAGAGCATCAACAGAAAGAAAAGAACAATGATCCTTCCCCACCGCACACAATTAATCTGATCAATAACATTTAAAGTATTaaactttttattaatttcatcCAAAATCTCAAAAAGAAAACCCAAAAAGCTGAAACCAGTAAAGAAAATAGAAAGAAAAGTTTAAAAAGTGGCAGATTTGATGCACAATATAAACAAATAATCTTCCTTCTCTTAGTAACCTTTTCACTTAAACATTACTTTTACCAATTACATTGgtttaaataaatcaagatcTCATATCAAAAGactcaatcttaaaatcccacaACATTATCCAAATAAAAAAGTCAACAACAGTCCAATTAACCACAAGTAAAGCAAATTTTCCCAGTAAACAAATGAGCCCACCATTACAAAAAGCATGCATATTCTTACCAATCCCGGGATCTGTATCGATGATTATTTTTTCACGAATTTTCGCAGAAGAATCCTTGGAAGCCATCAGTCCATCGATTCCATTACTCTGAAGAATCGACATCACCACTTTTTTCCcttcaaatattatttcaaaagatCAAACCTGTAAAGGGTCCCAGAAACTGAAATCAAAATAAATCGATGCTATCCAATACAGACAAAAGTACAAATAATGggaaaagaagaaaataataaatttaccaAGTATAGGACGAAGGGTTCCATAATTCTAAAAGCCTAAATGATTTTATCGACACCCTTGTTTATAGTGGGAATCTTCGCCGTGATCTAATTTTCTTCTAGGAATACACGGAATCATGTGAATAATGCCTTCGAGTGTACGAATTTTCCCATTTCTTGATACACCTACATATATATAGCTGTGATTTATGAGCATATCATccagtttaaattaaaataattaagataaaatttttaattgggGAACTGCCGCAGAAACAAGGTGGAATCTTGACGCAAGCAGCACTATTGTGTTTcatgtatataatttttattttagtatcTTATTATATAGTTTAACGatgaatttttcttatatttataataagaaataatattttttttatatatgattcaaataagatatatatcataaaattaattcGTGAAGTcatctcataaaaaaattttgtgtttttatttatataatactgTGATGTATGATTTTTTACGTGACATATTGAATATCTgattattatttcataaaaaaaaattatataaactatTTTCGTAAAATATCAAgatcttttataattttttattaaaataatatatttaatctccttgttttcaaataataaacACGTCTACTCTCTAAAACACGTAATATGCTCAAAATTTGTGTGTGCTTAAAATTTGGAAACATTGACACTTAATATAtaactttttatattaaatatttttttatcggtctcgagattttaaaatgatagttatataattaatcatattttatgtatatagaTACAATTTAGCTCATATGAAAGCATAAGAAAATGGACTCACATTTCAGGAGGCCTTCCAATCTAACCATTGATTTGTGAAACCAGAGACCGACTTGATACCAAAGGGATGAACAAGTGCGAATTTGGATACAAtagttataatttaaaaattatttagataaatctaatttttttattaaaaaacaaacaaaaaatagaaGTTGTTTTGATGTTTGgataaatgttaaaaaatattattgtttttatttttaaacagaAGCAAgcccaaaacaaaaaaaatttgacttttaagaaaaacatttaaatagtttattttttaaaaacagatTTTGTAgtcaaacaataaaaaaaaaattatatttttaaaaaaattatttttaatgcattgGCTTTTTCAACTAAACATGATCTTATTATTAATATCAATGTTTTCATGATCGGACCGGTGATTGAACCTGTTTACCTTAAAAAATGGTTCAACAGGTGACAGTCAGACCGAAAAATCgttatatcatataaaataataatatatataatctaaGAAAATCCAAAATAGAATTATAAATTGTAAATTAAtagtttaattat comes from Primulina huaijiensis isolate GDHJ02 chromosome 2, ASM1229523v2, whole genome shotgun sequence and encodes:
- the LOC140971236 gene encoding uridine nucleosidase 1, translating into MSILQSNGIDGLMASKDSSAKIREKIIIDTDPGIDDSMAILMAFQTPDLEILGLTTIFGNVSTADATRNALLLCEIAGSPDVLVAEGNPEPLKRGKPRIADFVHGSDGLGNISIPLPKSKKSEKSASEFLVEEVSKYPGEVSILALGPLTNLALAVKRDSTFASKVKRVVILGGAFFALGNVNPAAEANIYGDPEAADIVFTSGANIDVVGINITTQVKLTDVDLDKLRQSKGRHAQLICDMCKFYRDWHVKSDGFYGIFLHDPVSFVALVRPDLFTFKKGVVRVETQGLCVGHTLMDQGLKKWNSSNPWSELSPVSVAWEVQVDKVIDYVFETLTKP